The sequence AAATGTTCGCGAGGTGGCTCAGGCAACAGGGGCGTGCAAAAGTGCAGGGAGATGCGGAGAGCTCAACCCTAAAGGGCGCTGTTGTGCGATTGATATTTTGGAGATTCTTCAAGAGAGCGAGGGATAGATGAGGGGGATGCTAAGAGGAATAGGGAGTGTGCTTTTGGTAGGGCTTTTGCTAGGATGTGGGAATCAAAAAGAGGCGATTCCCATATCCTCGCCCTATGCTAAAGCGATGGCCTTAAGGGGGCAGGGGCAAAGCTTGATGCTTGAAGTAGGGGCAAGCTCCTGCTATGCCTGTATCGAGATGAAGCAGCTGATCGATAAGCTCCACCAAGAGAATCCCAGCCATCAAATTTTTGTGATTAATCTCAATGAAGAGCGTGAAGTAGCCAAGATTCTTAAGATTCAAGTGATTCCGACTCAAATCGTCTATGACGCTTCAGGGGAAGAAGTTTGGCGTCATGTGGGAGGATTGGGCGAATTGGAGTTGCGTGAGTTGGTGCAAAAGTATGGAATCTAATAAAGGAGAGATAAAATGAGGGGATGGAAGAGTCTCTTTGGTGTGGTTGTGATGACTCTTGGTTTACAGGCGCAGACGCTGGAGCTTGGCTCTTATTTAGAGCGCTTTGATTACAAAGAGCGTGAAGAGATGAAGATTAAGTTAGCGGAGGCGCTTGCTCTTTATGAAGCGGGAGAGGCGGAGATTTTGGATATTCGTTTTCAGGAAGAGTGGGAGGTTTGGCGCTTGGGATTTGGTAAACACATCCCCCTTCCTGAGCTCCCTGGGCGCTTGGGAGAGCTGGATAAAAAACGACTGATTATTACGATTTGTCCCCACTATGATCGAGCTCTTATGGCGCGCCTCTATTTGGTGACTCAGGGGTTTAAGGCGCGATATTTAAGCGACGGAATGTTAGGGATGGTGGGCTATCTTCGAGGAGCTAATGCCAAAGAGTTTTTGGAAGAGATCAAGAGATGAAGATGTAATGGTAAAGTTACCGAGATGGCGTATTATAGGGGATCGAAAGAGAAAAAGTTTTCAAAAAAGGAACTCCCATGAGCCATGCTCACAAGACTAAAGTCCTCTTTGTCTGTATTCATAATAGTGCCCGTAGCCAGATGGCTGAAGCCTTTTTGCGCGCCCTAGGGGGAGAGGAGTTTGAGGCGGAGAGCGCAGGCTTTGAGCCGGGGATTCTTAACCCTCTAGCGGTGAGCACGATGCAAGAGGTTGGGATTGATATTAGCCATCATACCCCCCAGAGTGTTTTTGAGCTTTTCAAGCAGGGCAAACGCTACAACTATGTGATCACGGTGTGTGATGAGAGCAGTGCGGAGCGATGCCCTCTCTTTCCGGGAGCGGTAGAGAGAATCCATTGGAGTTTCAAAGATCCCTCCTCGCTCACAGGAAGCGAAGAAGAGAAAAGGAGTGTAGTCGCCCTCATTCGAGAGGAGATTAAGAGTGCTGTAGCTGGATTTATCGCGACTCATCGCGCTAGGTCGTGAACTGATTGAGCTTAGCGTTAAGCGCGGTCGATTTTTCACGAAGGCTTGTGATTTCTCCACAGACAGATTGAAGCTCTTTGAGATTGTGGTCCACGAGGTTTTTGATGCTCGCCACCTCTTTGAGAATCTGATCTGTTCCTGCGTCCACTCGTTCCGAGTTTTGCGCGGCCATCTTCGAGCTCTCTATTGTGTGGGACATGAGGGATTCGGTCTCTTGGATGGTCTGCTGAATCGAAGCGGCGATGGAAATGAGTGCAGTGATGCTTTGGGCGTTCTTATCCATCGTAGCGCTGGAATCTTTAACGCCTTGGTTGATGGTGTTGAGGGTTACTGAAATATCGGAGAGACTACTTTGGGTTCTCTCGGCTAGCTTTCTCACCTCATCCGCCACCACGGCAAATCCTCTTCCATGCTCCCCCGCTCTTGCGGCTTCTATGGCGGCATTGAGCGCTAGAAGGTTGGTTTGATCGGCGATATCTCCGATGATGCGCAAAATCTCTTTGGCATTATCGGCTTGCTTGGCAAGATCACTAAGCGATTGAGCAAGGTCGAGCTGTTCTTTGGCTCGGGTTTGGATGGTTTCATTCATCGAATCAATTCGATTTTTTACCTCTTCAAGCTGATTTTCCGTCTCTTGGTGTTGAGTTAAGGTGTGGACTGATTCTTCTTTGGTGGCCGAAGAGATGGCTTTGATCTCTTTGGCATCATTGATCATTTGCTCTAGGCTTCGATTCTCATTTTCGATGGCAACAGAGACCTTGGCATTGCGCCGCACCACCTCGCCAATGACTGTGAGATTTTGCACTGAGACCTGTTTAGAATCGGAGATAATTTCATGGGCTTTGTGGATGAATTTATTGATGGAGCGAGTAGCCTTGGCTAGTTCATCATCCCCTCGAACGGGTATTTGAAGGGTCAAATCTCCCTCTCCACTGGCTAATCCCTCTAGAGAATCGGTCGTTTTGGCCAAGTCGGCGGTGATCTTAAAGACCATCCCAATGATTCCCGCAAAAAGGAGCGTGAAAAGCAGGGAAGCTAGAGTCATGAAAGCTTGTATTGAACTTTGGGTGTTCTCCATGCTTTGATTAATAAGGGTTTCGATATGGGCTAGTTTGCCATCGATCTTGGCTTGGGAGGCGTTGATCTGAGAGAGGCGCTGGTTGGCCTCCTCTTTGCGTTGCTCTAAAAAGAGTGAGCTAATGGAGACCAAAGAGGCATAGTATTTAGTGTACTCCTCGTGGAGGAGAGCGCTTACCTCCCTCTCTTTATAGCTCATACGATCGATTCCATCAAAGATGGCCAGCGAAGTGAGAGAGGCTTGAATAAAATAGGATTCTTCATTCATCAAGATTCCCGTTTTGATCTCGGAGGCGACTTGATAAACGGAAACTTTTATGTCATGGAGGGTGTTTTTGATTCCAATTTGATCATAAATCTTAAAGAAGATCATCCAGTAGATGGAGGCAAAAACGACAAAATTGATCAGTCCGACAATAAAATAGGGAAAAAGTAGCTTAAATTTAAGACTTTTAAGCATCATTTATCCTTTGTAATGGGCAAAAATCCAAAAGATTGGACGATCTTTTGCCCTTCTTGGCTGAGGATGAAATCAATAAAAGGGGCGATTTCTGGGTTTTCGGCATTTTTATGATAGGCAAGATTGAGACCTCGAACAATAGGATATTTCTCGCTTTGAATGCTCTCTTTGGTGGGAACGATTCCATCTAGAGAGAGAATCTTAATAGGGGAGCCCGCCTTAATGGAGAGATCGGCTGTGCCTGAGGAGACATAGCCAATGGCGGACTTCATGCCTGCGGTGAGTGTGATGGATTCGAGATTGGAGCCAATATCAAAGCGCTCTTTAGCGATGGAGTTTTCGAGTTTGGCATTGGGGCGATTGGGGTGGGTGAGCTTAGAGTAGCCCTCAAAGAGCTCTAGAGTACTTCGTCCAATCTCTTTGTTTATCAGCATGATCTTCCCCCCTTCGCTCCATCCAAGCTCTCGCCACTCCCTGATCTTGCCGCTATAGATATCGGCGACCTGCTTTTGGGTGAGGGCGGTCAGGGGGTTGTGTTGATTGACGATGATGGCCAGAGCGTCAAAGCCAATGGTCACCTTGATGAGTGACTGCTCCTCTTTAGCGCTGAGGCTACGAGAAGCCATGCCAATGTCGTTGAGGTGTTCAATCGAATCTTTCATTCCTTTTCCGCTTCCGCCGGCGCTAATGTTGAAGGCGACAGAGTGATTTTTGGCGTATTCTGAGGCGGATTTTTCGATAATAGGCTGAATCGTGCTTGCCCCTGTGATTTTAAGGGAGGCTGCTCCCAAAAAAAGGGGTATTAAATAGGGAATAAGCCAAATAGGACTCTTTTTCATGGTCTTGGGTGACTCCTTTTGAAGGTTTGCTGCTCCTAGTATATAGCAATATAACGAAATATATCAATATATCTAATAATTATTTTAAGCTAGGAGGGCGAGCCGTGCAGAACTACACAAAAAAACGGGGAGAGGGAAGGAGGAAAATTATGCAATCACGCACTCGCCCAGAGCTCGCAACCATGGGGGATGATTGCGAGTGAATGATTTTATCAAAATATATTGATATATAACTATAAAAAGTAAATTAATTTTTGATTTGTTGTGCAACAAACAATGGATTAATTAAGATTGAATAGAGAGTGATAAAATATTTCTTTAACAAAATATCAAGAAGTGTTGATATATCGTTACCGAGATTGATTCAATTACACTCATAAGGAGGGGCTTTAGTCGGGTCAAAATTTCGGGCATTTAGTTATCAGTTTGTACTGCACATCAAAAATCCAAATCAAGGAGTGAAACACATGGACGGTCATGTTTTGTGGGATTATCGGGTTGCTATCGACCTATTTTTAGGAGGTGTTGGAGTAGCAGCATTTATTTTGTCAGCGCTCCTCTTTTTCTTGGATAAAGAGGCTAACAAGCCTGTGTATAAGGGAGGGTTTGTTCTTGCACCTCTGTTTGTCTCGCTGGGATTGATATTCTTGTTGCTTGAGATTGGACGCCCCTTTAATGCGGTGCGAACCCTCATCAATATCAATCCTGCTTCGATTATGTCTTTGGGGGTCTTTTTGCAAGCCATTTTTGTAGCGATTGCCTTTTATGTTGCCTACCTCATGGTGAAATGCGATGAGAGCTGTTCCTGTCAGGGAGAATCGTGCGAAGGGCCTAAATTCTTGATTCTTGCGGGAGGGTTTTTGGCGCTTCTTACAGGACTCTATCATGGAATGCTTCTTTATGGAACAGGTAGAGAGGCGTGGAATGGGGCCCTTCCTCTGCTCTTTTTGGCAAGCTCCATCGCTTCAGGTTTTGCGCTCACCTATCTCGTGGCGACTCTAAGGGGTGGCGGAGAGGCTCCTCTGTGGGTTTTATCTGCGATTTCCGTGGCACTTGTGGGGGTTTTATCTGCGGCGTTTGGATGGGTCTATGGACTTGGAGCCCTAGGGGTTGAATCAAAGGCCTCACTAGACTATCTCCACGCTCATTATGGAATCCACTTCTATCTGGTTGCTCTTGTGATCGGATCTCTTGTACCTTTGGTTCTCTTTGTCAAGTCGATTCTTTCCAAAGAGGGGTTGGCGAAAAATATTGCGTTAGCGAGCACTATTATGATTTTGGTGGGCTCTTTTGTGCTTAAGTATGTCGTGGTTTATGTCGGTCAGATCGAATATCTGGCAAGTCACTAAGGAGGGTTGTGATGGAGATCAATAGAAGAGACTTTTTAAAGGCAACAGCACTCACTGCTGGAGCCGTGGGAATTGCTCAGATTCCAGAGATTGAGGCAAACACGCAGGTTTCAGGCGAAGTGGGGAAATGGGTCGCTAGCACCTGTCAAGGATGCACTAGTTGGTGCTCTATTCAGGGCTATGTTGTGGATGGGAGGCTGGTTAAGGTTCGAGGGAATCCTAATGCCAAAGGCAATCATGGAAAGATTTGCCCCCGACCCCATTTGGCGATCCAACAGGTCTATGACCCTGATAGAGTGAAGACGCCACTTAAGAGAACCAATCCTAAAAAAGGAAAAGGAATCGACCCTCAGTTTGTCCCCATTAGCTGGGATGAGGCAATCGATACCATTGCAGATAAGATTATGGCGTTGATTAAATCAGGAGAATCTCACAAGTTTGCCCTTTTTAGGGGCCGATACACGCATATGAATGAGATTCTCTATAACACCTTTCCTAAGCTTATCGGAAGCCCCAATAATATTTCCCATAGTTCCATCTGCGCTGAAGCGGAGAAGTTTGGACGGTACTATACAGAGGCGCTTTGGGATTATGCAGACTTTGACCTTGATAACACTCGTTATGTTCTTGGGTGGGGGGCGGATCCTCTGGCATCAAATCGTCAAGTTCCCCATTTTATTAATATTTGGGGCAAGGTGAGGGATCAGGCAAGAATCGCCATCATTGATCCAAGGCTCTCAGCCACGGCGGCTAAGGCAGACCACTGGTTGCCCATTATTCCCGGCGAAGATAGCGCATTGGCAGTGGCGATGGCCCATGTGATTCTTGCAGGCGGTGCGTGGAATAAGGGTTATGTGGGTGATTTTGTAGATGGTCACAACTACTTCAAGCCAGGTGAGTTAGTGCCTGAGAGCATCGAAGTGGAAGGAAAGATCATTCCTGTAGAATTTAAAGAGAAGCACACCTATGGAGTGGTCAAGTGGTGGAATCTTGAGCTCTTTGATAAGACACCCGAATGGGCTGAACCTATCACGGGGATTCCCGCTAAGCAGATTCGACAGGTGGCCTTGGAGTTTGCTGCGGCGGGAAGCAGAGCTATCTCTTGGGTTAGCCCTGGAGCTTGTATGCAGATTCGCGGAAGCTATGCTTCAATGGCGGCTCATGCGCTCAATGGTTTGGTAGGCTCTTGCGATAGCGTGGGCGGAATCTTGCAAGGAACTTCGGTGCCAAGCGGCAAGACCCCTGATATCAAACCCTATCTCTCTGAAGAGATCGCTAGCGCACTCAAGCAAAAAAAGATCGATCAGCGAGGAACCCCTAAATTCCCAGCGCTCAATAAAAAGACAGGGGGTGGGGTCGTTACCGCTAACGTAGCTAACGCCATCTTGGATGAGAAACCTTATGATTTAAAGATGGCGATTGGCTATTGGAATAACTTTGTCTTCTCGATTAATGGCACTCACTTGTGGGAAAAAGCGATGGAGAAACTTCCTTTCTATGCTCACATTACCACTCACATGGCAGAGATGACCATGTATGCTGATATCGTTCTGCCTGCAAAAATGCATATGTTTGAGCGCTACGGATTCTCTAAAAATAAACAGAATCTCCATGGTTACCTTAGCATTCATCAGCCTATGGTTAAGCCCTTAGGTGAAGCCAAAACCGATGAGACGGAGATTGTTTTCATGATCGCTCAGGCGCTGGCTAAAAAAGGGCATGACGCTCCCTTGAGATATTATCAGGAGAATTTCAAAGATCCTGAAACAGGAAAGATTCCCTCCACGCCCGAAGAGTTCGATCTTTTTTCTGTGAAGTATTTCACCCAGCCCATTTGGGACGGTAGCAGCAATGACAAGGGCGATTCTATTAATAGTTGGAAAGAGCTTTTAGAGAAGGGAGTCTGGAGCACCAAGCGCTACAGTATTGGCAAGAAGATTGACAATTTCAAAACCGAAACCAAAAAATTTGAGTTTTATAGCGAAACGCTCAAAAAAGTTTTAGAGGAGCATGTCGAGAAGAATAAGCTCTCTTCGATTGATGAGGCGATTGAAGCTTCTAATAATACCGCTAGGGGTGAGCGTGTCTTTGTGCCGCACTATGAGCCAAGCGTAAGATATGGCGATCCCAAAATCTATCCCCTCATTTTTGCGGAGCATCGCTCAAGACTCAATCGAGAAGGAAGAAGCCAAAATGCTCCTTGGTATTACGAGCACAAAGATGTGGATCCGGGTGATGAGATTGAGAAGGATGTGGCCAAGATTAATCCCGAAACAGCTAAACAGTTTGGAATCAAGACAGGTGATAGGATTCGTATCGTAGGCACTCAAGCCTCCATTGAGACCGAGGTGAAGCTCTGGGAGGGAATCAGACCTGGAATCGTCGTCAAATGCTATGGTCAAGGTCACTGGGCGTATGGAAGTGTGGCGAGCGAAAAGTTTGGAAGCAAGCCAAGAGGGACAAACAACAACGATATCCATATTCATGAATATGATCGCCTCAGTGGCTCAACCGCTCGGCATGGCGGCACAGCTCGTGTAAAAATTGAAAAGATTTAAGGGAGGGGTTTGAGTGATGGCAAAAAATTATGCAATGGTCATAGACCTGAATCGATGCGTTGGATGTGGCGCCTGCGACTTGGCTTGTAAAAGCGAAAACAATACACCCGTGGGAATCCATTGGTCAAATCACGTGGTGGAGACCACAGGGGTTTTCCCTAATGTAGGCTTTACTTATAGACCCACTCTTTGTAATCACTGCGATGATGCTCCTTGTGTGAGGGCTTGTCCAACGGGAGCGATGTATAAAGATAAAGAGAGTGGCATGACGCTCCACAATGCTGATAAGTGCATTGGGTGCAAGAGCTGTATGTTGGCAGACCCCTATCACGTCATCTACTACAACTCCAAACAACCTCACTATAAGTGGACGACTACTAAGCCTACGGTAATGGGGATGTTTTCACCCAAGGAGATGGCGGATAAGTCAGGTGCTCCCTACCCATACTTTAACGTGGAGCGAGGTAAAACCTATGAGGCATTACGTTTTAAAGGCTTGGTGGAGAAGTGCAGTTTTTGTGATCATCGAGTCAAGGCAGGCCTCATGCCGCATTGCGTGGTCTCTTGTCCGGGAGATGCAAGAATCTTTGGCGATCTGAATGATCCCAAAAGTTCTGTGAGTCAGCTTTTGGCTCAATATCCTGCAGAGACGCTTCTTCCTCACAAAGGAACCAAAGCGAAAGTGTTCTATATCCGAAGTTATGCGAGGGCTTAACCCCCGCATAACTCATTCAAGATAGAGCATTGATTTGGTAATCAAATAGATATAAATATATTATAATATCGCATTTTTTAAGTCGAAGTCTCTATTCATTGCGTTAGCAGCGACTCTAAAGGCGATACAAAATATGGAAAAAACCAAAATTCAACCCAAAGACTATCTTCGAGCGATCTCTGCGCTCAATGATGAAACCCGAGTGCTTATCCTTCGATTCCTTCAAGAGTATGGTGAGAGTTGTGTTTGTGACCTTGAGCTCTCTTTGGGAATGCTTCAATCTAGGCTCTCTAGACACCTCAAGATTCTCATGGAAGCGGGCTACCTTGAAAAAGAGCGTAAAGGGGTCTGGTCACACTACTATATCGCGCCTCAGGATTGGTTTAGGGAGAAGGCTCTGGAGAATATCAAAATGGTGGATGTCAAGATTCCTCCCCAGCAAAAGGCTTGTCCTTCATAACTCCTCCTCCCCCTCTTCGATAGAATTGTAATGATCACTACATTTTGATATAATCCTTCCGTTTTTAATGATTCTCTACTTTTGTTTTGGAAGGATTCGGTTGTGAAAAAGAGCGAACTCACCCCAAGGGCTATGGCGCGATATGACAAAATATTGGATGCCGCGTGCGAGGTTTTCTTGGAGCAGGGGTTTGAAAAAGCCAGTGTCAATGAGATCGTAAAGCGTGCAGGAGGATCCTTGGCGACGCTTTACAAGCTTTTTGGCAACAAGGAGAATCTCTTTGAGGCGATTTTGGAGCGAAAATCTGAAGCGATTTTTGCCGAGCTCGAAGAGGAGGCCAAAGCCAGCGAGGAGCAAGATCTTGAGAGCTTTTTATGGCGCTTTGGAATGAAATTTTTTGATATGCTCGCCAAGTGTGATTCGGTGGCGATGGTTCGAATCTTGATGGCGGAGGGGAGTCGCAATGAAGGCAAGCTCGGGAAGATTTTCTATCGGCATGGGCCGGGAAAATCGGAGGCGATTTTGGAGCGATTCCTCCGCAAGGAGCACATAAAGGGCAAGATAGCTATCGAGGATATTGCCTTGGCGGCGGCGAGATTCATCTTTTTGGTCAAAGAGCCTTTTCACTTTCGCTCGATTGCGCTGGGTCATCCTATGAATTTGAGTCTTGAAGAGCGCCAAAGAGTCGTAGGAGAGGCAATTCATATCTTTTTGTATGGAATCACAAAACGTTCTAATTGACTTTAAGGGGTAAAAAGGAATAAAATCCCGACTCTTAAAGTGTAGCGTACGTTACATTACAAATATCTCTGGAAGAAAAATTTTGATTTTTTCAAGAGTCTTTTAAACGAGGAGAAACACCGATGGTAAGAAATACGATACTAGCACTTAGCTTGGTTTGGTTAGTAGGGTGCGGGGCGAATGAGCAAAAGCCTGCCCAAGGCGGTGGAATGCCTCCTTCTCACGTGGATGTGGTGAGTGTGAAAAAAGGGGCTACAGCGATTCCGCTGGAGTATCCTGCGAAAATTAAAAGCATCCAGCAGGTTGAGGTGCGCGCTAAAGTGAGCGGAACCTTGCTAAAGAAACATTATACCGAGGGGGCACTCGTCAAAGAGGGGGACCTGCTCTTTAAGATTGACCCCGCGAAATTTCAAGCGGCTTTCAATGAGGCAAGCGCTCAGTTGGGCGTGCGCGAGGCAACGCTTAAGCAGAGTGAGCGTGAGTGGAATCGAATCAAGCGACTTTTTGATGAGAAGGCCGTGAGTGAGAAAGAGCGTGATGATGCGTTAGCCGCCTATGAGATGGCATTGGCGAATGTGGCAAGTGCTAAGGCAACGCTAGAAAATGCCCGAATCGATCTAGGTTACACCTCTATTACGGCTCCCATTAGCGGGGTGGCAGGGATGAAGGCCAAAGATGTGGGTGCTTATGTCAATAGCTCTAGCACGGATAGCGTGGTGACCACCATCACGCAGCTTGATCCTATTCATGTGGAGTTTGCGATTCCTGATCTTGAGCGCCTCAAGCAAGCCTACTCGCTTCGCGAAGGAACATGGAAAGAGGCCGCTCAAGGGGCGCTTAAAGCGACTGTCCTCTCCAAAGAGGGAGTGGTCTATTCCGATAAAGGAAGGGTTGATTTCACCGATAGCGTGATTGATGAGACCACAGGAAGCGTCAAAGCGCGAGCCATTTTTAGCAATAGCGATCGCATCCTTCTTCCAGGGCAATTTGTCCGTGTTCGAATTGAGGGCTTGATGCGCGAAAATAGCGCTATCATCCCCCAAGAAGCGGTGATGCAAGGAGCACAAGGAGCGTTTGTTTATGTGGTGAAAGAGGATAAGGTGGCGATGAAACCCATCGTGATTGAGCAAGCCACCTCCAAAGGTTTTATTGTGAGCGAAGGGCTAGATGAGAATGATCTTGTGATCGTGAGCAACCTCAAAAAGATTCGTCCTGGCGCTCCTGTGCAAGTCGATAGGAGAGATTAATGTTTTCTAAATTTTTTATCGAGCGACCCATTTTTGCCTCGGTGATCTCTATCATCATCGTTTTGGCGGGGTTGGTTTCGATTGAGACGCTTCCGATTGAGGAGTATCCAGAGGTGGTGCCTCCTCAGGTGCAAGTCGCGGCGAACTATCCGGGGGCGAGCGCAGACACGCTAGCTCAGACCGTGGGAGCTCCTTTGGAGCAAGAGATTAATGGCGTGGATAATATGATCTACATCTCTTCTGTCGCCACCTCCACGGGTGAGATGAATCTCAATGTCTATTTTGAGATTGGAACCGATCCTGATCAAGCGACCATTGATGTCAATAACCGCGTTCAGGCGGCGCTCAGCAAATTGCCCGAAGAAGTGCAAAGGCAAGGGGTCACCGCCAGGAAGAAATCCTCAAGTATTGTGGAGGTTCTCTCCATCTACTCTCCCGATTCTTCTCAAACCCCCCTTTATATCTCCAACTACGCCCTCATTAACGTCGTGGATGACTTGAAGCGGGTTAAAGGAGTCGGGGATATTGTCCTTTTTGGAGGGAAAGATTACTCGATTCGAGTTTGGCTTAAACCTGATCGACTCGCTAAGCACTCGCTTACACCCAATGATGTGATCGCGGCGATCAAAGAGCAAAACTCTCAGTTTGCTACGGGGCAATTTGGACAAGAGCCCATCGCGAACAAGCCAATGTTTACCTATACAGTCACCACCAAAGGGCGCATGGTGGATGCGGAGGAGTTTG comes from Wolinella succinogenes DSM 1740 and encodes:
- a CDS encoding phosphate ABC transporter substrate-binding protein, which gives rise to MKKSPIWLIPYLIPLFLGAASLKITGASTIQPIIEKSASEYAKNHSVAFNISAGGSGKGMKDSIEHLNDIGMASRSLSAKEEQSLIKVTIGFDALAIIVNQHNPLTALTQKQVADIYSGKIREWRELGWSEGGKIMLINKEIGRSTLELFEGYSKLTHPNRPNAKLENSIAKERFDIGSNLESITLTAGMKSAIGYVSSGTADLSIKAGSPIKILSLDGIVPTKESIQSEKYPIVRGLNLAYHKNAENPEIAPFIDFILSQEGQKIVQSFGFLPITKDK
- a CDS encoding ArsR/SmtB family transcription factor, with the translated sequence MEKTKIQPKDYLRAISALNDETRVLILRFLQEYGESCVCDLELSLGMLQSRLSRHLKILMEAGYLEKERKGVWSHYYIAPQDWFREKALENIKMVDVKIPPQQKACPS
- a CDS encoding TetR/AcrR family transcriptional regulator; its protein translation is MKKSELTPRAMARYDKILDAACEVFLEQGFEKASVNEIVKRAGGSLATLYKLFGNKENLFEAILERKSEAIFAELEEEAKASEEQDLESFLWRFGMKFFDMLAKCDSVAMVRILMAEGSRNEGKLGKIFYRHGPGKSEAILERFLRKEHIKGKIAIEDIALAAARFIFLVKEPFHFRSIALGHPMNLSLEERQRVVGEAIHIFLYGITKRSN
- a CDS encoding rhodanese-like domain-containing protein encodes the protein MRGWKSLFGVVVMTLGLQAQTLELGSYLERFDYKEREEMKIKLAEALALYEAGEAEILDIRFQEEWEVWRLGFGKHIPLPELPGRLGELDKKRLIITICPHYDRALMARLYLVTQGFKARYLSDGMLGMVGYLRGANAKEFLEEIKR
- a CDS encoding arsenate reductase ArsC; the protein is MSHAHKTKVLFVCIHNSARSQMAEAFLRALGGEEFEAESAGFEPGILNPLAVSTMQEVGIDISHHTPQSVFELFKQGKRYNYVITVCDESSAERCPLFPGAVERIHWSFKDPSSLTGSEEEKRSVVALIREEIKSAVAGFIATHRARS
- a CDS encoding thioredoxin family protein — encoded protein: MRGMLRGIGSVLLVGLLLGCGNQKEAIPISSPYAKAMALRGQGQSLMLEVGASSCYACIEMKQLIDKLHQENPSHQIFVINLNEEREVAKILKIQVIPTQIVYDASGEEVWRHVGGLGELELRELVQKYGI
- a CDS encoding molybdopterin-dependent oxidoreductase, with the protein product MEINRRDFLKATALTAGAVGIAQIPEIEANTQVSGEVGKWVASTCQGCTSWCSIQGYVVDGRLVKVRGNPNAKGNHGKICPRPHLAIQQVYDPDRVKTPLKRTNPKKGKGIDPQFVPISWDEAIDTIADKIMALIKSGESHKFALFRGRYTHMNEILYNTFPKLIGSPNNISHSSICAEAEKFGRYYTEALWDYADFDLDNTRYVLGWGADPLASNRQVPHFINIWGKVRDQARIAIIDPRLSATAAKADHWLPIIPGEDSALAVAMAHVILAGGAWNKGYVGDFVDGHNYFKPGELVPESIEVEGKIIPVEFKEKHTYGVVKWWNLELFDKTPEWAEPITGIPAKQIRQVALEFAAAGSRAISWVSPGACMQIRGSYASMAAHALNGLVGSCDSVGGILQGTSVPSGKTPDIKPYLSEEIASALKQKKIDQRGTPKFPALNKKTGGGVVTANVANAILDEKPYDLKMAIGYWNNFVFSINGTHLWEKAMEKLPFYAHITTHMAEMTMYADIVLPAKMHMFERYGFSKNKQNLHGYLSIHQPMVKPLGEAKTDETEIVFMIAQALAKKGHDAPLRYYQENFKDPETGKIPSTPEEFDLFSVKYFTQPIWDGSSNDKGDSINSWKELLEKGVWSTKRYSIGKKIDNFKTETKKFEFYSETLKKVLEEHVEKNKLSSIDEAIEASNNTARGERVFVPHYEPSVRYGDPKIYPLIFAEHRSRLNREGRSQNAPWYYEHKDVDPGDEIEKDVAKINPETAKQFGIKTGDRIRIVGTQASIETEVKLWEGIRPGIVVKCYGQGHWAYGSVASEKFGSKPRGTNNNDIHIHEYDRLSGSTARHGGTARVKIEKI
- a CDS encoding methyl-accepting chemotaxis protein → MLKSLKFKLLFPYFIVGLINFVVFASIYWMIFFKIYDQIGIKNTLHDIKVSVYQVASEIKTGILMNEESYFIQASLTSLAIFDGIDRMSYKEREVSALLHEEYTKYYASLVSISSLFLEQRKEEANQRLSQINASQAKIDGKLAHIETLINQSMENTQSSIQAFMTLASLLFTLLFAGIIGMVFKITADLAKTTDSLEGLASGEGDLTLQIPVRGDDELAKATRSINKFIHKAHEIISDSKQVSVQNLTVIGEVVRRNAKVSVAIENENRSLEQMINDAKEIKAISSATKEESVHTLTQHQETENQLEEVKNRIDSMNETIQTRAKEQLDLAQSLSDLAKQADNAKEILRIIGDIADQTNLLALNAAIEAARAGEHGRGFAVVADEVRKLAERTQSSLSDISVTLNTINQGVKDSSATMDKNAQSITALISIAASIQQTIQETESLMSHTIESSKMAAQNSERVDAGTDQILKEVASIKNLVDHNLKELQSVCGEITSLREKSTALNAKLNQFTT
- the nrfD gene encoding NrfD/PsrC family molybdoenzyme membrane anchor subunit, which gives rise to MDGHVLWDYRVAIDLFLGGVGVAAFILSALLFFLDKEANKPVYKGGFVLAPLFVSLGLIFLLLEIGRPFNAVRTLININPASIMSLGVFLQAIFVAIAFYVAYLMVKCDESCSCQGESCEGPKFLILAGGFLALLTGLYHGMLLYGTGREAWNGALPLLFLASSIASGFALTYLVATLRGGGEAPLWVLSAISVALVGVLSAAFGWVYGLGALGVESKASLDYLHAHYGIHFYLVALVIGSLVPLVLFVKSILSKEGLAKNIALASTIMILVGSFVLKYVVVYVGQIEYLASH
- a CDS encoding 4Fe-4S dicluster domain-containing protein, which translates into the protein MAKNYAMVIDLNRCVGCGACDLACKSENNTPVGIHWSNHVVETTGVFPNVGFTYRPTLCNHCDDAPCVRACPTGAMYKDKESGMTLHNADKCIGCKSCMLADPYHVIYYNSKQPHYKWTTTKPTVMGMFSPKEMADKSGAPYPYFNVERGKTYEALRFKGLVEKCSFCDHRVKAGLMPHCVVSCPGDARIFGDLNDPKSSVSQLLAQYPAETLLPHKGTKAKVFYIRSYARA
- a CDS encoding efflux RND transporter periplasmic adaptor subunit — translated: MPPSHVDVVSVKKGATAIPLEYPAKIKSIQQVEVRAKVSGTLLKKHYTEGALVKEGDLLFKIDPAKFQAAFNEASAQLGVREATLKQSEREWNRIKRLFDEKAVSEKERDDALAAYEMALANVASAKATLENARIDLGYTSITAPISGVAGMKAKDVGAYVNSSSTDSVVTTITQLDPIHVEFAIPDLERLKQAYSLREGTWKEAAQGALKATVLSKEGVVYSDKGRVDFTDSVIDETTGSVKARAIFSNSDRILLPGQFVRVRIEGLMRENSAIIPQEAVMQGAQGAFVYVVKEDKVAMKPIVIEQATSKGFIVSEGLDENDLVIVSNLKKIRPGAPVQVDRRD